CGACGGCGGGCATGGAGAGAATCCGCAGGTCCCAGGAGAGCTTGGCCAGGTTGGCCGCCGGGGCGGTCAAGACGCCGTCGGCCTCGACGAGGGCGTCCTGGTTGCCGGTGGCCTCGACGAGGTTCTCGGCCCGGGAGACGGGCAATCCGGTCAGCTCTCGCAGGCGTCCGACGACGGCGAAGATGTACTCCCGCGGCGCACCCAGGCCGGTGCCGATGGCCGTTCCGCCGAGGTTGACCGCCCGCAGGCGTTCCATCGACTTGAAGACCCGCCAGCGGTCGCGGGCGATCGCCTCGGCCCAGGCGCCGAAGACCTGGCCCAGAGTCAGCGGCACGGCGTCCTGGAGCTGGGTTCGGCCGACGGCGATCTCGTCGGCGTGGCGTTTCTCCAGGTCCTGCAGGGCGTCTTGCAACCCGACGAGTTCCTGCTCCAGTTCTACCAGCTCGGTCAGCGCGGCCACCCGCACCGCGGTGGAGAAGGTGTCGTTGGTCGACTGGTGCATGTTGACGGTGTCCAGGGGATCTACGGGCTCGTAGTCCCCCGGTGCGCCGCCGAGGTGGACGTTGGCCCGGTTGGCCAGCACCTCGTTGACGTTCATGTTGAAGGAGGTTCCGGCGCCGCCGGCCAGGGGATCGACGACCAGGTGCTCGTCGAGAACCCCGGCGACGAGTTCGTCGCAACTGGTGGTCAGGGCCTCGTGGACCGCGTCGGCGAGGTGTCCCAGCTCGTGGTTTGCCGTGGCGCAGGCCTGCTTGACGTAGCCCATCCCGGCGATCAGCGGTCGGGGCAGCCTGCGCCAGGAGGGGGGGAAGTTGAGGCGGGCCCGCTCGGCGTGAATGCCCCACAGGGCCTGGGCGGGCAGCTCGAGTTCGCCGAAACGGTCGTGCTCTTTACGGGTGCGCGAACGGTCCATGGCCCTCCGGTTGGGTGAATGGAAGCAGGGTTCACTCTGGTGTGTCCGAACTGCGGAAGCCGTGACCTTTGCCCCGTCCGACGCTGCGCCCCAAATCGGTCACCACGCCGCGCAGGCAATCCAGACAGCTTTGAGTCGAGCCGCATTCGGCCCGTTGGTAGATGCGGTACTTGCGGGCGACCTCGGGCGGGGTGAAGCCGATCATCAGCACGTTGGCGCCCCATTCCAGGGCCCGGCGCCGGGCGTCGGGTTCCAGGGCGCACAACGCCGTCGGCGAGGGCAGGTGGGCCTTTGGAGCGGCGATCCGCGCCAGGGCGATGGTGCGCAGGACGGAATCCTCAGACGGTCGGGGCAGGTCGGCGTAGGGTGTCCCGGCGGCGGGGATCAGCGGCCCGACGGCGATCATGTCGTAAGGATTAGCCTGGAAGTCGAGGATGTC
This portion of the Candidatus Coatesbacteria bacterium genome encodes:
- a CDS encoding aspartate ammonia-lyase (catalyzes the formation of fumarate from aspartate), whose product is MDRSRTRKEHDRFGELELPAQALWGIHAERARLNFPPSWRRLPRPLIAGMGYVKQACATANHELGHLADAVHEALTTSCDELVAGVLDEHLVVDPLAGGAGTSFNMNVNEVLANRANVHLGGAPGDYEPVDPLDTVNMHQSTNDTFSTAVRVAALTELVELEQELVGLQDALQDLEKRHADEIAVGRTQLQDAVPLTLGQVFGAWAEAIARDRWRVFKSMERLRAVNLGGTAIGTGLGAPREYIFAVVGRLRELTGLPVSRAENLVEATGNQDALVEADGVLTAPAANLAKLSWDLRILSMPAVGELSLPAVQAGSSIMPGKINPVVAEYAWQCAQAVIGGHAVLTQAVAAGNLQLSQFLPLAAWHLLDNLRLLRNAVVSTERRCVRGINVNVERARMHLEQSLSVAAALVPALGYETV